One genomic region from Marmota flaviventris isolate mMarFla1 chromosome 6, mMarFla1.hap1, whole genome shotgun sequence encodes:
- the Daxx gene encoding death domain-associated protein 6: protein MATANSIIVLDDDDEDEAAAQPGPSHPLPNPASPRPEAPGSSEPHGAGGSSSSGGKKCYKLENEKLFEEFLELCKTQTSDHPEVVPFLYNRQQRAHSLFLASAEFCNILSRVLSRARNRPSKLYVYINELCTVLKAHSAKKKLNLTPAATTSSEPSGNNPPTDSASDPANAETTASETPRTRGSRRQIQRLEQLLALYVAEIRRLQEKELDLSELDDPDSTYLQEARLKRKLIRLFGRLCELKDCSSLTGRVIEQRIPYRGTRYPEVNRRIERLINKPGPDTFPDYGDVLRAIEKAATRHSLGLPRQQLQVLAQDAFRDVGVRLQERRHLDLIYNFGCHLTDDYRPGIDPALSDPALARRLRENRSLALSRLDEVITKYAMMQDKSEEGERQRRRARLPGTSSPSAEPRKALDSGEGPSGMASPKCPATSKAETDDEEDEETDDEEEEEEEEEVTDSEEEEDLEQIPEGQGDDEEEEEEEEERAGKDGDKSSMSPLHISNEKKLESGKEISGSSGEQQNKELTLSPASLLEEPLAPSSIHAESSGEHLEELPLEEESPMSQIFELEIEALPVDTTPSPEGSDISSSRKQTEDPLTTVLENGAAMVTSTSFNGGVSPHIWGGSSPPCKKFRKERKQKGSGPLENSFVEDQKTVHEKNGKKIYTLSSPPSPLASTVPVADSSTRVDSPSHGLVTSSLCSPSPARLSQIPQLQPPRPGTYKMSVATQCDPEEIIVLSDSD from the exons ATGGCCACCGCTAATAGCATCATTGtgctggatgatgatgatgaagatgaagcAGCTGCTCAGCCAGGGCCCTCCCACCCACTCCCCAATCCGGCCTCACCCCGGCCAGAAGCCCCTGGCTCCTCTGAGCCCCATGGGGCCGGAGGAAGCAGTAGTTCTGGCGGCAAGAAATGCTACAAGTTGGAGAATGAGAAGCTGTTTGAAGAG TTCCTTGAACTGTGTAAGACACAGACATCGGACCACCCTGAGGTAGTCCCATTCCTCTATAACCGGCAGCAGCGTGCCCACTCTCTGTTTTTGGCTTCTGCGGAGTTCTGCAACATCCTTTCTCGGGTCTTATCTCGGGCCCGGAACCGGCCATCTAAGCTCTATGTATATATCAATGAGCTCTGCACTGTTCTCAAGGCCCACTCAGCCAAGAAGAAGCTGAACCTTACCCCTGCTGCCACCACTTCTAGTGAGCCATCTGGGAATAACCCTCCCACAGATTCTGCTTCAGACCCTGCAAATGCTGAAACTACTGCTTCTGAGACCCCAAGGACGCGTGGTTCTCGGAGGCAGATCCAGCGCTTAGAGCAGCTGCTGGCACTCTACGTTGCAGAGATTCGTCGACTGCAGGAGAAAGAGCTGGATCTTTCAGAGTTGGATGACCCAGACTCTACATATCTGCAGGAGGCCCGGTTGAAGCGTAAACTGATTCGCCTCTTTGGGCGTCTGTGTGAGCTGAAGGACTGCTCTTCGTTGACAGGCCGTGTCATAGAGCAGCGCATCCCCTACCGTGGTACTCGCTACCCAGAGGTTAATAGGCGCATTGAGCGGCTCATCAACAAGCCAGGGCCTGATACTTTCCCTGACTATGGAGATGTGTTGAGGGCTATAGAGAAGGCAGCTACTCGTCACAGTCTTGGCCTTCCCCGACAGCAGCTCCAGGTCCTGGCTCAAGATGCCTTCCGAGATGTGGGCGTCAGGTTACAGGAGCGACGCCACCTTGATCTCATTTACAACTTTGGCTGTCACCTCACAGATGACTATAGGCCAG GCATTGATCCTGCACTATCGGATCCTGCATTGGCCCGGCGCCTTCGGGAAAACCGAAGCTTGGCTTTGAGCCGGCTGGATGAGGTCATTACCAAATATGCAATGATGCAAGACAAAAGTGAGGAGGGCGAGAGACAGAGGAGAAGAGCCCGGCTTCCCGGCACCTCTTCCCCCTCTGCAGAACCCCGCAAAGCCTTGGATTCTGGTGAG GGCCCTAGTGGAATGGCATCTCCAAAGTGCCCTGCTACCTCCAAGGCCGAGACAGATGATGaagaagatgaggaaactgatgatgaggaggaagaggaagaggaagaggaggtcaCAGATTCTGAAGAAGAGGAGGATCTAGAACAGATACCGGAAGGTCAGGGGGAtgatgaagaggaagaagaagaggaggaggagagagcag gtaAGGATGGAGACAAGAGCTCCATGTCCCCACTACATATTTCCAATGAAAAGAAGCTAGAATCTGGCAAAGAGATCAGCGGGTCTTCAGGGGAGCAGCAAAACAAAGAACTCACACTGTCACCAGCTTCACTGTTGGAAGAACCTCTGGCTCCCTCCAGCATTCATGCAGAAAGCAGTGGAGAACATCTTGAAGAGTTGCCCCTGGAGGAAGAGAGCCCTATGTCTCAGATCTTTGAGCTAGAGATTGAAGCATTGCCGGTGGATACTACCCCTTCCCCTGAAGGCAGCGATATTTCCTcatccaggaagcagacagaggaTCCCCTCACCACTGTCTTGGAGAATGGGGCAGCCATGGTCACCTCCACGTCCTTCAATGGAGGTGTCTCTCCCCATATTTGGGGAGGTTCCAGTCCCCCCTGCAAGAAATTTCGGAAGGAGAGGAAGCAAAAAGGATCTGGACCATTAGAAAACAG CTTTGTAGAAGATCAAAAGACAGTGCATGAGAAGAATGGGAAGAAAATATATACCCTGTCCAGCCCACCTTCCCCCTTGGCTTCCACAGTCCCAGTTGCCGATTCCTCCACGAGGGTGGACTCTCCCAGTCATGGCCTGGTGACCAGCTCCCTCTGTAGCCCTTCTCCAGCCCGGTTGTCCCAAATTCCCCAATTACAACCTCCCCGGCCTGGCACTTACAAG ATGAGTGTGGCCACACAGTGTGATCCAGAGGAGATCATCGTACTCTCAGACTCTGATtag
- the Zbtb22 gene encoding zinc finger and BTB domain-containing protein 22 codes for MEPSGLSPSGAALPLPLSLAPPPLPLPAAAVVHVSFPEVTSALLESLNQQRLQGQLCDVSIRVQGREFRAHRAVLAASSPYFHDQVLLKGMTSISLPSVMDPGAFETVLASAYTGRLSMAAADIVNFLTVGSVLQMWHIVDKCTELLREGRASATTTISTAAATSVTVPGAGAPSGSGSTVAPTTTGSVRSHTSSRASENQSPSSSNYFSPRESTDFSSSTQEAFAASAVGSGERRGGGPVFPAPVVGSGGATSGKLLLEADELCDDGGDGRGAVVPGAGLRRPTYTPASVMPQKHWVYVKRGGNCPAPAPLVSQDPDLEEEEEEEDLVLTCEDDEDEELGGGSGVPAGGGPEATLSISDVRTLTEPPDKGEEQVNFCESSNDFGPYESGGSGAGLDDSGGPTPSSYAPTHPPRPLLPLDMQGNQILVFPSSSSSSSSQAPGQPPGNQAEHGAVTLGGTSGGGLGVPGGTGGAPGGTSSGDGNKIFLCHCGKAFSHKSMRDRHVNMHLNLRPFDCPVCNKKFKMKHHLTEHMKTHTGLKPYECGVCAKKFMWRDSFMRHRGHCERRHRMGGGGAGLGPAAPTGPALLPKRESAGAGGGSGDEASGTPPSSRRVWSPPTVHKVEMGFNGGGGAN; via the coding sequence ATGGAGCCATCTGGTCTATCACCCAGTGGGGCAGCACTCCCCTTGCCTCTATCGCTGGCTCCACCCCCACTGCCCCTGCCAGCCGCTGCAGTGGTACATGTGTCCTTCCCTGAAGTGACCAGTGCCCTTCTGGAATCCCTCAATCAGCAGCGGCTTCAGGGCCAGCTCTGTGATGTATCCATCCGAGTGCAAGGCCGGGAGTTTCGGGCTCATCGGGCTGTCTTGGCTGCCTCTTCTCCTTACTTCCATGACCAGGTCCTACTCAAGGGCATGACCTCCATCTCACTGCCCAGCGTCATGGACCCAGGTGCCTTTGAGActgtcctggcctctgcttaCACTGGCCGCCTGAGCATGGCTGCTGCTGACATTGTCAACTTCCTCACTGTGGGGTCTGTGCTCCAGATGTGGCACATTGTGGACAAGTGCACTGAACTCCTCCGAGAGGGCCGAGCGTCAGCCACCACAACCATCAGTACTGCCGCAGCCACTTCTGTCACTGTCCCTGGTGCTGGGGCCCCATCAGGGAGTGGGAGTACTGTGGCCCCTACCACCACAGGCTCTGTGCGCTCCCATACCTCCAGCCGGGCCAGTGAGAATCAGTCTCCCAGCAGCAGCAACTACTTCAGTCCCCGGGAGTCCACTGATTTCTCATCTTCCACCCAAGAGGCATTTGCAGCTTCTGCAGTGGGCAGTGGGGAGCGACGAGGAGGTGGCCCTGTATTCCCAGCCCCTGTAGTTGGCAGTGGGGGTGCCACCTCTGGGAAGTTGCTGCTGGAGGCAGATGAGCTATGCGATGAtggtggggatgggaggggggcGGTGGTCCCTGGGGCTGGGCTTCGGCGACCCACCTATACACCTGCCAGTGTCATGCCACAGAAACATTGGGTATATGTGAAACGGGGTGGAAATTGCCCTGCACCAGCACCCCTGGTTTCCCAGGACCCAGAtctagaggaagaggaggaagaggaagacctGGTGTTGACCTGTGAGGATGATGAAGATGAAGAGCTGGGGGGTGGCTCTGGGGTTCCAGCTGGGGGAGGGCCTGAGGCTACTCTCAGTATCAGTGATGTCCGGACCCTGACTGAGCCCCCAGACAAGGGTGAGGAGCAGGTCAACTTCTGTGAGTCCTCTAATGACTTTGGCCCTTATGAGAGTGGGGGTTCTGGGGCAGGGCTTGATGACTCAGGGGGACCCACCCCCTCCTCCTATGCCCCCACCCATCCCCCAAGACCCCTCCTTCCCTTAGACATGCAGGGCAACCAGATTTTGGTCTTCCcatcatcttcctcttcctcctcctcacaggCTCCGGGCCAGCCACCAGGGAACCAGGCAGAACACGGGGCTGTCACCCTGGGGGGCACATCAGGGGGAGGTCTGGGTGTGCCAGGTGGCACTGGTGGAGCCCCTGGAGGGACCAGCAGCGGGGACGGTAATAAGATCTTTCTGTGTCACTGCGGGAAGGCCTTCTCCCACAAGAGTATGAGGGATCGGCACGTGAACATGCACCTCAACCTGCGGCCCTTTGACTGCCCCGTGTGCAACAAAAAGTTCAAGATGAAACACCACCTGACGGAACACATGAAGACACATACAGGTCTCAAGCCCTACGAGTGCGGTGTCTGTGCCAAGAAGTTCATGTGGCGAGACAGTTTCATGCGTCACCGGGGACACTGTGAGCGCCGGCACCGCatgggtgggggcggggcgggaCTTGGACCTGCAGCGCCCACTGGGCCAGCCTTGCTTCCCAAGAGAGAGTCTGCCGGTGCGGGCGGGGGCAGTGGTGACGAGGCGAGTGGCACGCCCCCATCCAGCAGACGAGTCTGGTCCCCACCCACTGTCCACAAGGTGGAGATGGGCTTCAATGGGGGCGGCGGAGCAAACTGA
- the Tapbp gene encoding tapasin isoform X2 encodes MKPLSLLLAVTLGLATTVSAGPSAIECWFVEDVGGGGLAKRPAALLLRQGPEGPPPRPDLDPKLYLKVDDPTGTLQAAFRRYPRGVPAPHCEISRYIPLPASANWASGLTPERSCPRALDGAWLTVSMSSSVLSLSSLLRLQPEPQQEPVLITVATVVLTVLTHTPAPRIRLGQDAILDLSFAYMPPTLEATASLAPSPPPFGLEWRRQHLGKGHLLLAATPGLGGQMPAAREGAVAFAAWDDDDPWGPWTGNGTFWLPAVRPFQEGTYLATVHLPYLQGQVSLELTMHKPPKVSLSPAPLVWAAPGEAPPELLCLVSHFYPSEGLEVEWELRGSSESGSQKAEGQRWLSSLRHHSDGSVSLSGHLQLPPITAEQHGARYICRVHHSSLPASGRSAEVTVEVAGFSGPSLEDGVGLFLSAFLLLGLFKVLGWVEITVKALSTTLWKLPSSLALATVAAPPNSTPSPAPTLSKLPTLNGWNFFFFFF; translated from the exons ATGAAGCCCCTGTCCCTGCTCCTTGCTGTGACTTTGG GCCTGGCGACCACCGTCTCAGCAGGACCATCTGCGATCGAGTGTTGGTTCGTGGAGGATGTGGGCGGGGGCGGCCTGGCCAAGAGACCCGCCGCACTGCTTCTGCGCCAGGGACCCGAGGGACCGCCACCCCGGCCAGACCTCGACCCTAAGCTCTACCTCAAAGTGGACG ACCCCACGGGCACCCTGCAGGCTGCCTTCAGGAGGTACCCCCGGGGCGTCCCCGCACCACACTGCGAGATAAGCCGATACATCCCGCTCCCTGCCTCTGCAAATTGGGCCAGCGGCCTGACCCCGGAGCGGAGCTGCCCGCGGGCCCTGGACGGGGCTTGGCTGACCGTCAGCATGTCCAGCTCGGTTCTTAGCCTCTCCAGCCTCTTGCGACTCCAGCCAGAGCCTCAGCAGGAGCCTGTTCTTATCACCGTGGCAACAG TGGTGCTGACTGTCCTCACCCACACCCCTGCCCCCCGAATCCGACTGGGACAAGATGCTATACTGGACTTGAGCTTCGCCTACATGCCCCCAACCCTCGAGGCTACTGCATCTCTGGCCCCAAGTCCCCCTCCCTTTGGGCTGGAGTGGCGACGACAGCACCTGGGTAAGGGGCACCTGCTCCTGGCTGCAACTCCTGGGCTGGGTGGGCAGATGCCAGCAGCCCGAGAAGGAGCAGTGGCGTTTGCTGCTTGGGATGATGATGATCCATGGGGCCCATGGACCGGGAATGGGACCTTCTGGCTGCCTGCCGTGCGACCCTTTCAGGAGGGCACCTATCTGGCCACTGTACACCTGCCATACCTGCAAGGACAGGTCTCCCTGGAGCTTACTATGCACA AGCCCCCCAAAGTGTCCCTGTCACCAGCACCCCTTGTTTGGGCTGCCCCAGGGGAGGCACCTCCAGAGTTGCTGTGCCTTGTGTCCCACTTCTACCCTTCCGAGGGCCTGGAGGTAGAGTGGGAGCTCCGGGGTAGCTCAGAGAGTGGATCTCAGAAGGCCGAGGGGCAGAGGTGGCTCTCCTCTCTGCGCCACCATTCAGATGGCTCTGTCAGTCTCTCTGGACACCTGCAGCTGCCCCCAATCACTGCTGAGCAGCATGGGGCTCGGTACATCTGTCGTGTCCACCACTCCAGCCTGCCCGCCTCGGGGCGCAGTGCTGAGGTCACTGTGGAGGTGGCAG GTTTCTCTGGGCCCTCCCTTGAGGATGGCGTAGGGCTCTTCCtgtctgccttcctcctcctgggaCTCTTCAAGGTGCTGGGCTGGGTCG aaatcACAGTGAAGGCACTCAGCACTACCCTGTGGAAGCTACCATCATCTCTGGCCTTAGCTACTGTAGCAGCTCCCCCAAACAGTACCCCATCACCTGCTCCTACTCTCTCAAAACTTCCTACACTGAAtggctggaattttttttttttttttttttaa
- the Tapbp gene encoding tapasin isoform X1 yields the protein MKPLSLLLAVTLGLATTVSAGPSAIECWFVEDVGGGGLAKRPAALLLRQGPEGPPPRPDLDPKLYLKVDDPTGTLQAAFRRYPRGVPAPHCEISRYIPLPASANWASGLTPERSCPRALDGAWLTVSMSSSVLSLSSLLRLQPEPQQEPVLITVATVVLTVLTHTPAPRIRLGQDAILDLSFAYMPPTLEATASLAPSPPPFGLEWRRQHLGKGHLLLAATPGLGGQMPAAREGAVAFAAWDDDDPWGPWTGNGTFWLPAVRPFQEGTYLATVHLPYLQGQVSLELTMHKPPKVSLSPAPLVWAAPGEAPPELLCLVSHFYPSEGLEVEWELRGSSESGSQKAEGQRWLSSLRHHSDGSVSLSGHLQLPPITAEQHGARYICRVHHSSLPASGRSAEVTVEVAGFSGPSLEDGVGLFLSAFLLLGLFKVLGWVAAYLIIHKDSKEKKSQ from the exons ATGAAGCCCCTGTCCCTGCTCCTTGCTGTGACTTTGG GCCTGGCGACCACCGTCTCAGCAGGACCATCTGCGATCGAGTGTTGGTTCGTGGAGGATGTGGGCGGGGGCGGCCTGGCCAAGAGACCCGCCGCACTGCTTCTGCGCCAGGGACCCGAGGGACCGCCACCCCGGCCAGACCTCGACCCTAAGCTCTACCTCAAAGTGGACG ACCCCACGGGCACCCTGCAGGCTGCCTTCAGGAGGTACCCCCGGGGCGTCCCCGCACCACACTGCGAGATAAGCCGATACATCCCGCTCCCTGCCTCTGCAAATTGGGCCAGCGGCCTGACCCCGGAGCGGAGCTGCCCGCGGGCCCTGGACGGGGCTTGGCTGACCGTCAGCATGTCCAGCTCGGTTCTTAGCCTCTCCAGCCTCTTGCGACTCCAGCCAGAGCCTCAGCAGGAGCCTGTTCTTATCACCGTGGCAACAG TGGTGCTGACTGTCCTCACCCACACCCCTGCCCCCCGAATCCGACTGGGACAAGATGCTATACTGGACTTGAGCTTCGCCTACATGCCCCCAACCCTCGAGGCTACTGCATCTCTGGCCCCAAGTCCCCCTCCCTTTGGGCTGGAGTGGCGACGACAGCACCTGGGTAAGGGGCACCTGCTCCTGGCTGCAACTCCTGGGCTGGGTGGGCAGATGCCAGCAGCCCGAGAAGGAGCAGTGGCGTTTGCTGCTTGGGATGATGATGATCCATGGGGCCCATGGACCGGGAATGGGACCTTCTGGCTGCCTGCCGTGCGACCCTTTCAGGAGGGCACCTATCTGGCCACTGTACACCTGCCATACCTGCAAGGACAGGTCTCCCTGGAGCTTACTATGCACA AGCCCCCCAAAGTGTCCCTGTCACCAGCACCCCTTGTTTGGGCTGCCCCAGGGGAGGCACCTCCAGAGTTGCTGTGCCTTGTGTCCCACTTCTACCCTTCCGAGGGCCTGGAGGTAGAGTGGGAGCTCCGGGGTAGCTCAGAGAGTGGATCTCAGAAGGCCGAGGGGCAGAGGTGGCTCTCCTCTCTGCGCCACCATTCAGATGGCTCTGTCAGTCTCTCTGGACACCTGCAGCTGCCCCCAATCACTGCTGAGCAGCATGGGGCTCGGTACATCTGTCGTGTCCACCACTCCAGCCTGCCCGCCTCGGGGCGCAGTGCTGAGGTCACTGTGGAGGTGGCAG GTTTCTCTGGGCCCTCCCTTGAGGATGGCGTAGGGCTCTTCCtgtctgccttcctcctcctgggaCTCTTCAAGGTGCTGGGCTGGGTCG CTGCCTACCTGATCATTCATAAGGATTCCAAGGAGAAG aaatcACAGTGA